TCTGTGACAATTAAAGGAAATAAGGGAGTCCTTTACGAGGGCACGGATGATTTACAAATGTCTCATGTGTTTGTGACTATCTTCATAATAATTTTGCTTTGCTTCTATTCAGTCAGGGTTGTTTCAGTCAGTCTTGTATGTATCCACCCCCCGGTGAGGTGACTATATCCTAGATTCCTGCATTAGCTTTTCTACCCGAGACCCCTACACTTGGAGTATGCTTAGAGCATTTCATCTCCCCAATGAGGGCAGTCCATGGCAAACACAAGAGTAATGGagtgaagaggaaagaaagcaTCTTTAAAAAATTCAAAACGAGATGagaagacatgttttttttttggtcttcaTTTCCAGTATGTTGGCATGAGCTTAAAGCTCAATGCCCCGCAAAAAAACGGAAAGTTCACtgataaggaggaggagaattttttttttttttaaagcaagaGAAGTGCCTCAGGCCTCTGGCCGATCTAAGTGCTTGGCAAATAGGTGAAGTTTCTGTAGCAGTCTTTGGGATTTTCGAAATccatcagaaaaaaaatgaaatggtgTAGAAGCAGATACATCGATGACGTTGTTATGTTGGTAAGCTCCCTGGAGTCTGACATTTGGAGGTCTTTCAACTTCAAGTGAGGTAGAGAGGCTTGTCCCGGGCTCCCATGCCActgctgaggaagaaaaaacatggaTTAATGTATGTTCGGATGTATGTGGATACAATGATATTCTGACTACGTGTCTGTCTCCTCTATTTCACCAGGAAATCCCAGTGAGACCATGAAAAACCTTTTTTACAACGAGGGCCTGGCtcttaaacaaacagaaacagctgcTAAAAGCAAACAACGCACGTCAATAAACGcgaagacaaacacaaaatgtcataaTTTGCAGATCACTCGGAACTTGAAATGTCAAATACGCAGTCTGTTCTCCAGTTATCTATCCTGACTCGCCGGAAATAACAATACTCAGAACCCTCCAAAAACTCCAAAACGACAACGACGTGCCACTGAGGGAGAAGGTTTAAGCAAAGACTGCGTCTACTTCAAAGAGCGCGACCCAGTTTGACATACAGATGAATCAGCTCTAAATACGGGAGATACTGACTTTCAGATCCGCTGCCTCTCGGAGTAGCAGCACCGAGTTTCAGGtgtgagacaaaaaaacaacatccgTCTTGTACCTGCTTGAATAGCTTGATTCAATAAGGCAATGTGTGCTAAGCAAAACACAGAGGAACTTAATTGGATGTCACACTTTATCCAAGCTCGGTAATGGCATTGTTTTGCTGCCGCATTactcatttcaatttcaagGGGATGCTTTTGCTGTAGCAGGGAAATCGCAGTTTATGATTAATgctgtctgagtgtgtgagtgtgaaagtgAAGTGGTTTCGGGCGACTCATGCGGAAAATAAGTAACTGTCAGACAACTGCTCTCTATTCTTAACATCCAAATGTTCTGGATAATATTAAATTTTTCTCCGCGGGTTAATTCTTTCTCTTGGTATTAGCCATCGTGTCTGTCACCGCTATCATAACAGAGCACAGGCGACTGATCTGATGAGCTCACCTGCAGTGGTTGGGTCCGCAGTCCCTGTTGCAGTACTCGCTGTCCCAGTCGGGGTTCTGGCCGTGGTTAGGGGCCCCTGGAGACTGAGAGCCCCCGACACTGTTCTGGTAATCAGCCTGAATATGGGAGAATCCCTGTGGGaccagaggaaaagagacaagAAATTATTTTGACGTAGATTTTTTGCGAAAACCAGCCGACAAATCAGAGACGTCGCTATCGCACCtaaggattgtgggtagtgtagtacttctgatatcatgaataaaacaatttatttttccatacagacttgtggcttctacaggagcattTAACAGAGTTCCACATTCTCATAGCTTGTGGTAAGTCTACCTTGGGTGGTAACAAGCTTGAGGCTGATAATCATAATCTATATTCAGAACATTTATggaattcaaaatataaaactaaaaaagaaattaagGCCATTCATACGATACAATGAGAGTGAATTAATAATTTTACCAATTGGAAAATGGAagcaagaaaaacactgaataatatGCAAACTCAAAGTtctataaaatatcaagaattaTTTTAAGTTTGATTGTTAAATATAAGAAGAGATTAACTATGGATAATAAGTAATTATGTGTGATAATGAATGATGAACTTTATCAGACACCTGTGTTTTAATAATGGTTAGACCAACCTGTTGGCTGAGAGGAGGGGAATGCAGAGGTGCCTGGAGCCCCATTTGGTGTGAGATGATTGGCTGCGACTGCTGCATGCGGATTGGCTGGTTGAGCAGGGAGCTCTGGTGCAGGGAGAGCTGGGCATGGGGGTGCAGAGGCGGGCTGATCTGGaagggagaagggggagaggcACTCATGCTGGGCGGCAGCATCTGGGATTGGCTGAGGGTCTGGGCCAGAGTGTGTCGGGGCGGCCCAGCGTAGCTCTGGAGGTCGGACAGGGGGAAGGACCCCGGCGGCCCCAGGTAGGCTGAGGAGGGCTGGGGGGGCACGCTGTACAGGGGCTGCTTGGGGGGGAGCAGGTGGGAGGGCTGGCTGCTCTGCTGGGCACTTTTTGGTTCGGGGTCATTGTATGTCTGGGGATGAAAGAAAtgcatcattttaattaattcgACAATAACATGACATTTAATCTGCAACCAGTTACCCCCCCAAAACATCAACGCTCATTTATCATCATTCATCAAGCTCTGATCACAACACATCATCTCCCCTCTCATTGTTGTAATAGCAGCATCCATTACAATTAAGACTAAGCTTCAGAACTTTGTCACGTATATCTTAGTGGTAAAACCTGTTATTTGTGGACCTGGGTCTAAAGCCACATCGACCAAGAAGCTGCCGTGACTTTCACAGAACTGCCTCCTAATAAACGAGGGTTTTCGGGGCTTTTCCAGCATTTCTATGCTTATCATCAGACTGTATCTATTTAAAGGATAATTAATTTGATCCTGGGCCTGACAGATTTCACTATTCTTTCTGCACCACTCTACACAGACAGGCTGAGTGATGGGGAAATAGACCGGATGTTGGGAAAGGGCTGCAGcgcttaaaaagaaaaaaaagagaaaaccacagaaaccACCCAAACTTGACTTTTGTTCGTCTGGACGCTACTACAACTCTGAGCAGGTGCAGCAGCCACGAAAAGTACCACCAACCTCCCAACTCCACCCTGCCCCACCCTGCGCAGGCCTCTATGATGAGCTGTCACATTGTTCATCTCCAGCCATCAGTGTTGATTAGAAGGTAATGGAGCCCATTTGTATGAATAGAGCAGGGGCCGAGGTAATGATCAATAGACACCTTGACAGATAGatgagaaagggagagggacgcgcgcacacacacacacacacgcgcgcacgcacgcacacacacgtatatacagGACCCCAGGCAGAGAAATGAGGCTGTTTGCCTGCAGAACAAATGGAATGACAAAAGGAATCTTCCCCACACTACATTGTGTGTTGTTAATATAAGACGGCACTAAACAATGCAATCCACAGCCTCCTCCTTGTCTTTCTGTGTTCTCCGGGCTACTCGGCCGCACGGTGCATACAAGACGACATCATTCACCGGCCAAGAAAGGATGTCGTAGATCTGAATTAGCGGGAAGATGTCAGGTGTGGAAACCGTGCGGCTGAGCTAAtgattgttttgtgttgatCTGAATATACTTCCTGTTGTAGATGACGCGGTGGATGGAGGAGATGATCTACTACGTGACACAGGTGCCTGCATGGATGAGCTCTAGTCTATTTCCATTCTGTCTTTTCTGAAGTTGCATATAAAACAGACTCAAGCCTGATAGCATGTGTAGCACATGAGAGAGCAATCATTTTTCTACCCTCCATCTCTCAGAGAAGTTATGGCCATATGCTCGTacgttctgattggctgacccCTCCCCCAACCCTCTATCACCATACCAATTACACTCCCCCAACCCCCAACTTCTGCACCCTATGGAAATGAGGTATTATTGTTCCAAAAATGGATGCcgcctccaccaccaccaccaccaccaccaccaccttgtCCTATGGAAGCCCCACCCAGCCCATTAGCAGGGATTTTCCATCCAGTCCCTCATCAGTCTTATCCAGAGCCTGTGTGTCATAAGCGTTACCTTGGAAACCAGACTGGCTCGGTACGCGGCCAAGGCTTTCAGGTACTCCTTCTTAGCTGCCTCGGTTTTCCTCTTGTACGCctgtgaagagaaaaaggaaaatcaaaaCAAGAGGCTTCGGGTGAGACGAGAGGTTGACATGCTCATAAATGTGCAGACACACatctctcaacacacacacacacacatctctcaacacacacacacacacacacacacacacgcacacccacacacacacacacacgcacgcacgcacgcacacatgtcCTTAATGTTACCCTTTCCATCAGAGCCAATGGTACAGAACACCTCTATTTCCTCATCACAGCACTAATACGCTCTCATCTCAGTGTGTCTCCCTCTATTGTAGCAACACATCATTTCCATTCCAATCCACCTAGAGAAATGAACTGgaacttttctctctctctctctctttctttctctctctctctctctctctcctccttttagCTCCACAATAACACTCCTAT
The sequence above is drawn from the Hippoglossus hippoglossus isolate fHipHip1 chromosome 7, fHipHip1.pri, whole genome shotgun sequence genome and encodes:
- the LOC117764699 gene encoding thymocyte selection-associated high mobility group box protein TOX-like isoform X2, with amino-acid sequence MDVRFYPAPPANVGSCSLPTDPSCLSSLDYYHSNKFDGDNMYMNDNNQEFRSPNQSYSSQGRGSGGGPGDEDYEIPPITPPNHADPSLLHLMEHDSGYPFHSLPHNGLLNTYSYPELPALMMSNMLGQDTHLLSGPMHSINSDKRSSADMMKPKPKPQKKKKKKDPNEPQKPVSAYALFFRDTQAAIKGQNPNATFGDVSKIVASMWDSLGEEQKQAYKRKTEAAKKEYLKALAAYRASLVSKTYNDPEPKSAQQSSQPSHLLPPKQPLYSVPPQPSSAYLGPPGSFPLSDLQSYAGPPRHTLAQTLSQSQMLPPSMSASPPSPFQISPPLHPHAQLSLHQSSLLNQPIRMQQSQPIISHQMGLQAPLHSPPLSQQGFSHIQADYQNSVGGSQSPGAPNHGQNPDWDSEYCNRDCGPNHCSSGMGARDKPLYLT